From Candidatus Anoxymicrobium japonicum, one genomic window encodes:
- the aroQ gene encoding type II 3-dehydroquinate dehydratase, whose protein sequence is MGGTRVLRILVLNGPNLNLLGERDPSIYGERTLDDINADIAARAQELNVQPVFFQSNHEGDLIDTIHAERKLSGGIIINPGALTHYSYALRDALEAVGLPVVEVHLTDISAREEFRRVSVISPIAWKTIMGKGSRGYLEALDALATGGKSG, encoded by the coding sequence ATGGGAGGCACTCGCGTGTTGCGGATACTCGTACTGAACGGGCCGAACCTGAACTTGCTTGGCGAGCGGGATCCTTCGATCTACGGAGAGCGAACGCTCGACGACATCAACGCGGACATTGCCGCGCGGGCGCAAGAACTCAACGTCCAGCCCGTTTTCTTCCAATCGAACCATGAAGGCGACCTGATCGACACGATTCACGCCGAGCGGAAGTTGTCCGGCGGCATAATAATCAACCCTGGCGCCCTGACTCATTACAGCTATGCCTTGCGCGACGCGCTCGAGGCGGTCGGGCTGCCGGTGGTCGAGGTGCATCTAACAGACATCAGCGCGCGGGAGGAGTTCCGCCGCGTCTCGGTGATCAGCCCGATAGCATGGAAAACGATCATGGGAAAAGGCTCGCGCGGCTACCTCGAAGCGCTGGACGCTCTTGCAACCGGGGGCAAGTCTGGATAG
- the aroB gene encoding 3-dehydroquinate synthase, translating into MDAVEEVRVELGERSYTVSIGRGLLDNLPGFLPKRQWRKAVVVTDSNVGPLYAETAVTGLRALGLETVLLEMPAGESSKNADRALEVVEFLISSGLTRSDVLVALGGGVVGDLTGFAASVFKRGIDIVHVPTSLMAQVDSSIGGKTAVNVPAAKNLIGTFHQPVAVVSDVDLLESLSAREFRSGLAEVAKYSLLTAKEWGRDFREDATGIERMKHPRLAEVVAWCVREKAELVSADERDTGVRHNLNYGHTLGHALEAVGGYDGTYSHGEAISIGMVYAAIVSEELGLGRRSLARDHMRLLESFGLPVRPPDEAPGFDALALSMAQDKKSAGDNVMMLLEEEGKPCVRRGLDSALLRRCYDLLISSPSRGEGASGACSR; encoded by the coding sequence ATGGATGCGGTTGAAGAAGTAAGAGTGGAACTGGGCGAGCGAAGTTACACCGTGTCGATAGGCAGGGGGTTGCTCGACAATCTCCCGGGCTTTCTTCCGAAGCGTCAGTGGCGAAAAGCAGTTGTTGTAACCGATTCCAACGTGGGCCCGCTTTACGCAGAGACAGCAGTCACCGGCTTGAGGGCGTTGGGACTCGAGACAGTGTTGCTCGAGATGCCCGCGGGGGAGAGCTCGAAGAACGCTGATCGCGCGCTCGAGGTGGTGGAGTTCCTTATCTCATCCGGGCTGACGAGATCGGACGTCCTCGTCGCGCTGGGCGGAGGAGTAGTTGGCGATTTGACAGGGTTTGCCGCTTCGGTGTTCAAGAGGGGAATAGATATAGTTCACGTTCCGACGAGCCTTATGGCGCAAGTAGATTCCTCTATCGGAGGCAAGACCGCCGTGAACGTCCCGGCGGCCAAGAACCTCATCGGCACGTTTCACCAACCTGTGGCGGTTGTATCTGATGTCGACCTGCTCGAGTCGCTGTCCGCGCGCGAGTTCAGGTCCGGCCTCGCCGAAGTCGCCAAGTATAGCCTGCTGACGGCAAAGGAGTGGGGACGCGATTTCCGTGAAGACGCGACGGGAATTGAGCGCATGAAACATCCGCGCCTTGCGGAAGTCGTCGCCTGGTGCGTCCGGGAGAAAGCGGAACTCGTTTCGGCGGATGAGCGCGACACGGGCGTGAGGCATAACTTGAACTACGGGCACACTCTGGGCCACGCGCTCGAAGCGGTCGGTGGGTACGACGGAACTTACTCGCACGGTGAGGCAATCTCCATTGGCATGGTGTATGCCGCCATCGTTTCCGAGGAACTGGGACTCGGGCGGCGCTCTCTGGCGCGGGATCACATGAGGTTGCTCGAGTCGTTCGGGCTGCCGGTGCGACCGCCGGATGAGGCGCCCGGATTCGACGCGCTGGCGCTCAGCATGGCGCAGGACAAAAAGAGCGCCGGTGACAACGTGATGATGCTTCTGGAGGAAGAGGGAAAACCTTGTGTCCGCCGGGGGCTGGATAGCGCCTTGCTGCGGCGATGCTACGATCTTTTGATCTCCTCCCCCTCGAGGGGCGAGGGGGCTTCTGGCGCATGTTCAAGGTAG
- a CDS encoding shikimate kinase (catalyzes the formation of shikimate 3-phosphate from shikimate in aromatic amino acid biosynthesis), with protein sequence MDRSNIVLIGFMYAGKSTVGGLLARSAGKPFVDTDCVIEQETGATVSELFERDGEPRFREIERKVVARVTGGTGLVIALGGGAVLDPANVQDAKKNGIIYYLSVTPSTVASRAALAGGRPLLDGKSTEEIAALLEQRREFYLSAAEVTVEADSREASEIAREIERDFARRTRV encoded by the coding sequence TTGGATAGGAGCAACATCGTTCTTATTGGTTTTATGTACGCCGGCAAGAGCACTGTTGGCGGGTTGCTTGCCAGAAGCGCTGGAAAACCGTTTGTCGATACCGATTGCGTGATAGAACAGGAGACCGGCGCGACGGTCAGTGAACTGTTCGAGCGCGACGGAGAGCCGCGCTTCCGGGAGATTGAGCGGAAAGTCGTGGCGCGAGTTACCGGGGGGACCGGCCTGGTGATCGCTCTTGGCGGAGGCGCTGTGCTGGATCCCGCGAACGTTCAGGACGCAAAGAAGAACGGCATCATTTACTATTTGAGTGTGACGCCTTCCACGGTCGCGTCCCGCGCCGCTCTCGCCGGCGGGAGGCCGTTGCTGGACGGCAAAAGCACAGAAGAGATTGCCGCTCTGTTGGAACAACGCCGGGAGTTCTACCTGAGCGCCGCGGAAGTGACCGTTGAGGCCGACAGTCGCGAGGCATCTGAGATCGCGCGCGAGATAGAGAGAGATTTTGCCAGGAGGACACGCGTTTAA
- a CDS encoding chorismate synthase, with protein MLALRMLTGGESHGPAVIAVIDDVPAHVPLTQEYVDRDLARRQTGHGRGERMRIENDCARILSGVRYGMTMGSPVTLLVENRDHEKWTDVMSVEPSTGEGDKPLTRPRPGHGDMAGMLKYGTGDARDILERASARETAARVAAGAVARRLLEELGITVRGRVIAVGEAVAGSFENTLESDFILADSDTMRCSDSEVSKRMMARIDSASEAGDSVGGAFEVAAFGVPPGLGSHAQADRRLDARLCAALVSIPGIKGAEVGAGFRLAAARGSKAHDEIFLDESRGLYRETNQAGGIEAGMSNGENIVLRAVMKPIPTLGTPTATVDVATRAPAEAFKERADVCAVPAASVVGEAVVAFALADAAQQKFGDDSLPEMKRNMEGYLEQISRLWRRR; from the coding sequence ATGTTGGCGTTGAGGATGCTTACAGGTGGTGAATCCCACGGACCGGCTGTGATTGCTGTCATTGATGACGTGCCGGCGCATGTTCCACTGACGCAAGAATATGTGGATCGTGACCTCGCGAGAAGGCAGACCGGGCACGGCAGGGGCGAGCGCATGCGAATAGAAAACGATTGCGCGCGCATCCTCTCGGGGGTCAGGTACGGCATGACCATGGGAAGCCCGGTGACCCTTCTCGTTGAAAATCGTGACCACGAGAAGTGGACGGATGTGATGTCGGTTGAGCCGTCAACCGGCGAGGGGGATAAGCCTCTGACGCGCCCGCGTCCGGGTCACGGAGACATGGCGGGAATGTTGAAGTACGGCACGGGGGATGCCCGCGACATCCTGGAGCGCGCGAGCGCGCGCGAGACCGCCGCCAGGGTAGCGGCCGGAGCGGTGGCAAGAAGGCTCTTAGAGGAGCTGGGCATCACTGTGCGCGGCAGAGTAATTGCTGTGGGAGAGGCTGTTGCCGGTTCGTTTGAGAACACGCTTGAATCAGATTTTATCCTTGCGGACAGTGACACCATGCGTTGTTCGGATAGTGAAGTTTCAAAGCGGATGATGGCGCGGATAGATAGCGCTTCCGAGGCGGGGGATTCGGTCGGTGGTGCCTTCGAGGTCGCGGCGTTCGGTGTCCCGCCGGGGCTCGGTTCGCACGCGCAGGCCGACAGGCGCCTGGACGCTCGATTGTGCGCGGCGCTCGTTTCCATACCCGGAATCAAGGGCGCTGAAGTAGGCGCGGGCTTCCGGCTCGCCGCCGCGCGCGGAAGCAAGGCGCATGATGAGATATTTCTTGATGAGAGTCGTGGCTTGTATCGCGAGACCAATCAGGCGGGCGGAATAGAGGCCGGCATGAGCAACGGCGAGAATATCGTCCTACGCGCGGTGATGAAGCCCATCCCGACGCTTGGGACGCCGACCGCGACCGTTGACGTGGCTACGCGCGCGCCCGCTGAGGCGTTCAAGGAACGCGCGGATGTGTGCGCGGTTCCAGCGGCATCCGTGGTTGGCGAGGCGGTTGTGGCTTTCGCGCTGGCGGACGCCGCGCAGCAGAAGTTCGGGGACGACTCACTTCCTGAGATGAAGCGGAACATGGAAGGCTACCTCGAGCAGATAAGCCGGCTGTGGAGGCGGCGCTAA